One segment of Methanolinea mesophila DNA contains the following:
- a CDS encoding tRNA(Ile)(2)-agmatinylcytidine synthase translates to MRIGIDDTDSPRGMCTTYLGALLARRLASAGMVVRELRLVRLNPNVAWKTRGNAAIAITVDGSPATAFEMACRAVEEYADMDCENTNPGVVVATRPLDPAFYVKAVRDFCEIEEAEQFLVSSGAIFRGYKNKRGLIGAAAAVASEFPDCTYELLAYRDEGRWGTPRAVDRESIFSADSHTFPHTWDSVDRENRVVVCVPHSPDPVLFGIRGERPGWLSLAREHIISEKPSLEQVFVTNQGTDAHLLEEPAGRMKEGCSYLLRGTVAGPAVTAKGGHVSFPLECEDGTCVQCMAYEPTKNFREIVRSLLPGDRLVVAGSYKGGSINLEKLRVVVVAAPVTSRPPVCERCGKRMTSAGTGKGFKCRRCGGRSREAETRQVSRSLAPGWYEVPPIARRHLARPLCRGDPGSNFIPGRST, encoded by the coding sequence ATGCGCATCGGCATCGACGACACCGATTCCCCCCGCGGCATGTGCACCACCTACCTCGGGGCATTGCTCGCACGGAGGCTCGCTTCGGCGGGAATGGTCGTCCGGGAGCTCCGCCTGGTCCGGCTCAACCCCAACGTGGCGTGGAAGACGCGGGGGAATGCGGCCATCGCGATCACGGTCGACGGGAGCCCGGCCACCGCCTTCGAGATGGCCTGCAGGGCGGTGGAGGAGTACGCCGACATGGATTGCGAGAATACGAACCCGGGCGTGGTAGTGGCGACCCGTCCGCTGGACCCGGCATTTTACGTAAAGGCGGTCCGGGACTTCTGCGAAATCGAAGAAGCGGAACAATTTCTGGTTTCTTCCGGGGCGATATTCCGGGGATACAAGAACAAGAGGGGACTGATCGGAGCCGCTGCAGCGGTTGCAAGCGAATTTCCGGATTGTACCTACGAGCTGCTGGCCTACAGGGACGAGGGCCGCTGGGGGACCCCGAGAGCGGTCGACCGGGAGAGCATCTTTTCTGCGGATTCCCACACGTTCCCCCACACCTGGGACTCGGTGGACCGGGAGAACCGGGTAGTGGTCTGTGTCCCCCACAGCCCCGACCCGGTGCTCTTCGGGATCCGGGGGGAGCGGCCGGGATGGCTCTCCCTCGCGAGGGAGCACATCATCTCCGAGAAGCCTTCCCTGGAGCAGGTCTTCGTCACCAACCAGGGAACCGATGCCCACCTCCTGGAGGAGCCCGCCGGCCGGATGAAGGAGGGATGTTCCTATCTTCTCAGGGGCACCGTTGCCGGTCCGGCAGTGACCGCGAAAGGGGGTCACGTCTCGTTCCCCCTCGAATGCGAGGATGGTACCTGCGTGCAGTGCATGGCCTACGAGCCCACCAAGAACTTCAGGGAGATAGTGAGGAGCCTGCTCCCCGGCGACCGGCTGGTGGTCGCCGGGAGTTACAAAGGGGGGAGCATCAACCTCGAAAAGCTCAGGGTTGTCGTCGTCGCGGCCCCGGTGACCTCCCGGCCTCCGGTCTGCGAGCGGTGCGGGAAGAGGATGACCAGCGCCGGGACCGGGAAAGGATTCAAGTGCAGGAGGTGCGGGGGGAGGAGCCGCGAGGCGGAGACCCGCCAGGTCTCCCGGTCGCTTGCGCCGGGATGGTACGAAGTCCCTCCCATCGCCCGCAGGCACCTGGCCCGGCCCCTCTGCCGGGGCGACCCCGGGAGCAACTTTATTCCGGGGAGGAGTACCTGA
- a CDS encoding transcriptional regulator — translation MSQERLLQMAVSVLIMAGFRVSERFSMRPRSFDLIAARRGELLVIKVVSHIDSVSEEIARDLDNIARYLKGSPLIIGERARDSELERGAVYVRYGIYATSLSTFYDAFVEGVPPLVYASPGGLYVNINGEALRELRERRNLSLGDLGTLLGVSRRTISKYEGGMGTTLDIAMKIEEIFDTGLVQSIDLLQYKSHFEAGAGPQPEDQPMNFLERIGMRLHAMHRAPFQALIEYSEHTILTGYGTAQKVVKRAELIGNISSVTGTYAMCVLTDYDKQKKIGKTLVIGEERLQSLKDGSELIEMIDNNS, via the coding sequence ATGTCACAGGAACGACTCCTCCAGATGGCGGTCAGCGTCCTTATCATGGCAGGGTTCCGGGTCTCCGAGCGGTTCTCGATGCGACCCCGGAGCTTCGATCTTATCGCGGCCAGGAGAGGGGAATTGCTGGTGATAAAAGTGGTCTCGCACATCGACAGTGTGAGCGAGGAGATAGCCCGGGACCTGGACAACATTGCCCGCTACCTGAAAGGGTCCCCGCTCATCATCGGTGAACGGGCGAGGGACTCGGAGCTCGAACGGGGCGCCGTGTACGTGCGATACGGGATCTATGCGACCAGCCTCTCCACTTTTTACGACGCCTTCGTGGAAGGCGTCCCCCCGCTGGTCTACGCGTCTCCCGGGGGCCTTTACGTGAACATCAACGGCGAAGCCCTTCGCGAGCTCCGGGAGAGGAGAAACCTCTCCCTCGGGGATCTCGGCACCCTCCTCGGCGTCTCCCGGCGGACGATCAGCAAGTACGAGGGCGGGATGGGGACAACGCTCGATATCGCCATGAAGATCGAGGAGATCTTCGACACCGGGCTCGTGCAGTCCATCGACCTCCTTCAGTACAAGTCCCACTTCGAGGCCGGCGCCGGCCCGCAACCGGAGGACCAGCCCATGAACTTTCTGGAGCGGATAGGGATGCGGCTGCATGCCATGCACCGGGCACCGTTCCAGGCATTGATCGAATACTCGGAGCATACGATCCTCACCGGGTACGGGACGGCCCAGAAAGTGGTGAAACGGGCCGAATTGATCGGGAATATCTCCTCGGTGACCGGGACCTATGCCATGTGCGTGCTCACCGATTACGACAAGCAGAAGAAGATCGGAAAAACGCTGGTAATCGGGGAAGAGCGCCTTCAGAGCCTGAAAGACGGGTCAGAACTGATCGAAATGATCGATAACAATTCATAA
- a CDS encoding FecCD family ABC transporter permease gives MHFADGDLPADYLRYVRRKVFWIIGGLVLLFVLFVYSISVGAVAISPLEVVQTLFGQNISGKWDAIIWNIRLPQALTAIVAGIGLAVAGIAMQSILRNPLGSPYTLGISNAGAFGAAFSVIVLGTGVMQSRVADAVTIHNPYVTTIMAFIFCLVATGIILLIARIRGASPEVMILTGVALASLFTAGTMFLQFFANDTQLAAVVFWTFGDVGRASWPELALMAVIVAGASLFFVANRWNYNAIDAGDETAKGLGVNVERVRLVGMVVAALVTAVVVAFLGVIGFVGLVCPHMARRIIGDDQRYLIAGSCVMGAVLMLASDTLARLIVAPYVLPVAVITAFLGAPVFIYLLLRGYRR, from the coding sequence ATGCACTTTGCCGACGGGGACCTTCCGGCCGACTACCTTCGCTACGTCCGGCGGAAGGTCTTCTGGATCATCGGGGGGCTGGTGCTCCTCTTCGTGCTCTTTGTCTATTCAATCTCAGTAGGCGCGGTGGCGATATCGCCCCTCGAGGTGGTACAGACCCTTTTCGGACAGAACATCTCCGGAAAATGGGACGCGATCATCTGGAACATCCGCCTTCCCCAGGCGTTGACCGCGATCGTGGCCGGGATAGGCCTTGCGGTGGCCGGGATCGCGATGCAGTCCATCCTTAGAAATCCACTGGGCTCCCCGTATACGCTTGGGATATCCAATGCCGGGGCGTTCGGGGCTGCGTTCTCGGTAATCGTCCTCGGTACCGGGGTGATGCAGTCAAGGGTCGCCGACGCGGTCACGATACACAATCCCTACGTCACCACCATCATGGCGTTTATCTTCTGCCTGGTGGCTACCGGAATTATCCTGCTCATCGCCCGGATCAGGGGTGCGTCCCCCGAGGTGATGATCCTCACCGGGGTGGCGCTCGCGTCCCTTTTTACCGCCGGGACCATGTTCCTCCAGTTTTTCGCAAACGACACCCAGCTCGCCGCAGTGGTATTCTGGACATTCGGGGACGTGGGGAGGGCGAGCTGGCCCGAATTAGCGCTCATGGCGGTCATCGTCGCGGGGGCAAGCCTGTTCTTCGTCGCGAACCGTTGGAATTACAATGCCATTGATGCAGGGGACGAGACCGCAAAAGGGCTGGGGGTCAACGTGGAGAGGGTCAGGCTTGTCGGGATGGTGGTCGCGGCGCTGGTCACCGCGGTGGTCGTGGCATTCCTGGGAGTGATCGGGTTTGTCGGACTGGTCTGCCCCCATATGGCCCGGCGGATCATCGGGGACGATCAGCGCTATCTCATCGCGGGATCCTGCGTGATGGGGGCGGTCCTTATGCTCGCTTCCGATACCCTCGCCCGCCTGATCGTGGCGCCGTATGTTCTCCCCGTGGCGGTTATCACCGCATTCCTCGGCGCCCCGGTGTTCATCTACCTCCTCCTCCGGGGGTACCGGCGATGA
- a CDS encoding iron ABC transporter substrate-binding protein, translating to MKKRNFLVISCIAIVLVSMLCAGCLNQGAGATDASGLPAAPEGGTRIITDGFGRTVTVPAHPGGVVCSGSGCLRYLVYLQGQDLVVGVDDIENKDQPIEGRPYALVYGPQFKILPLIGEFRGNDDPEKIVGIGPAIIFKTGATGTAYATSAVDADKLQEKTGIPVVAFPSGGLRDAVETEEMRNALRVMGGTIGKEDRAEEVIAYVEATLADLENRTADIPESERKTVYIGGISYAGAHGIISTEPAYPPFLWVHATNVASGMGVAHADVAKEALVDWDPEYIFIDAGTVQIEDEGALGELKNDPALSGLTAVRTGRVYAVLPYNFYSTNYESVLADAYYIGKTLYPDRFADIDPDRKADEIFTFFVGKPVFPGLNSQYGNLGFTQIPL from the coding sequence ATGAAAAAACGTAATTTTCTGGTAATTTCCTGCATCGCCATCGTACTGGTCAGCATGTTATGTGCAGGCTGCCTTAATCAGGGTGCCGGGGCAACGGATGCCTCCGGCCTTCCTGCCGCTCCCGAGGGCGGGACAAGGATCATTACCGACGGCTTCGGGCGGACGGTCACCGTGCCGGCGCACCCTGGAGGAGTGGTCTGCTCCGGTTCGGGCTGTCTCCGCTACCTCGTGTATCTGCAGGGCCAGGACCTGGTCGTGGGGGTCGACGACATCGAGAATAAGGACCAGCCGATCGAGGGACGGCCCTACGCCTTGGTGTACGGACCGCAATTCAAAATACTCCCCCTGATAGGCGAATTCCGGGGAAACGACGACCCCGAGAAGATTGTCGGGATAGGGCCCGCGATTATTTTCAAGACCGGCGCGACCGGGACGGCATACGCGACGAGTGCAGTGGATGCCGACAAGCTCCAGGAGAAGACCGGCATCCCGGTCGTGGCATTCCCCTCCGGGGGACTGCGGGATGCGGTTGAAACGGAAGAGATGCGCAATGCGCTTCGTGTGATGGGCGGGACAATCGGGAAAGAGGATCGTGCCGAAGAGGTTATTGCCTACGTAGAAGCGACACTCGCGGACCTGGAGAACCGTACCGCCGACATTCCCGAATCCGAACGGAAAACAGTCTACATTGGCGGTATAAGTTACGCGGGGGCACACGGGATCATCTCAACCGAACCCGCATACCCGCCGTTCCTCTGGGTTCATGCAACGAACGTCGCATCAGGGATGGGTGTGGCGCACGCCGATGTCGCCAAAGAGGCCCTGGTGGACTGGGATCCAGAGTATATCTTCATCGACGCAGGGACCGTCCAGATAGAGGACGAGGGTGCACTCGGGGAGCTGAAGAACGATCCCGCTCTTAGTGGGCTTACTGCGGTCAGGACAGGCCGGGTCTACGCGGTGCTTCCCTACAATTTCTACAGCACCAACTACGAGTCGGTGCTCGCGGATGCGTACTATATCGGGAAGACGCTCTACCCGGACCGGTTCGCGGATATCGATCCCGACCGGAAAGCAGACGAGATCTTCACATTCTTTGTAGGAAAACCGGTATTCCCCGGGTTGAACAGCCAGTACGGGAACCTGGGATTCACGCAGATCCCGCTATGA
- the thsA gene encoding thermosome subunit alpha has translation MSAQLGGQPILILKEGSSRTRGRDAQGMNIAAAKAVASAVRTTLGPKGMDKMLVDTIGDVVITNDGVTILKEMDIEHPAAKMMVEVAKTQDDEVGDGTTTAVVIAGELLKRAEELLDQDVHPTVIAHGYRQAAEKAQAILKDIAITLKGKDQGMLCKIAETAMTGKGSEASKEKLCELVVKAVTMVADDDGTVDKDYIKVEKKVGGSVDDSEIVEGVLVDKERVHPAMPKKVKDAKILLLNAAVEFKKTEVDAEINITSPEQLQAFLDEEERMIRNIVDKVVASGATVLFCQKGIDDIAQHYLAKAGVFAVRRVKKSDMEKLARATGGALVSSIDAITPDELGFAGIVEERKVSGEEMVFVEQCKNPKAVSIIVRGGTEHVVDELERAIEDALRVVGVVFEDKKLVAGGGAPEIELSLRLREYAASVGGRAQLAIEAFANALEIIPRTLAENAGLDPIDMLVELRAAHEKGKKTYGLNVFEGKTEDMAKAGVVEPLRVKTQAIASAAEAATMILRIDDVIASSKSAAPPGGAPGMEGMGGMGGMGGMGGMGDF, from the coding sequence ATGTCAGCGCAGCTTGGAGGACAACCTATCCTCATTCTTAAAGAAGGAAGTTCAAGGACCCGCGGGCGTGACGCCCAGGGCATGAACATCGCCGCGGCAAAAGCGGTTGCAAGTGCAGTACGGACTACCCTTGGGCCCAAGGGCATGGACAAGATGCTCGTGGACACCATCGGCGACGTGGTCATCACCAACGACGGTGTCACCATCCTCAAGGAAATGGACATCGAGCACCCTGCCGCCAAGATGATGGTGGAAGTCGCCAAGACCCAGGACGATGAAGTCGGGGACGGCACCACCACCGCGGTGGTCATCGCCGGCGAACTCCTGAAGCGTGCCGAGGAGCTCCTCGACCAGGACGTTCACCCGACCGTGATCGCCCACGGGTACCGCCAGGCGGCCGAGAAGGCCCAGGCGATCCTGAAAGATATCGCCATCACCCTGAAGGGCAAGGACCAGGGCATGCTCTGCAAGATCGCGGAGACCGCGATGACCGGCAAGGGCTCCGAGGCCTCGAAGGAGAAGCTCTGCGAGCTGGTGGTCAAGGCGGTCACCATGGTGGCAGACGATGACGGCACCGTTGACAAGGACTACATCAAGGTGGAGAAGAAGGTCGGCGGCTCGGTCGACGACTCCGAGATCGTCGAGGGCGTGCTGGTGGACAAGGAACGCGTGCACCCCGCTATGCCCAAGAAGGTCAAGGACGCCAAGATCCTCCTGCTCAACGCCGCGGTGGAGTTCAAGAAGACCGAGGTCGACGCAGAGATCAACATCACCAGCCCCGAGCAGCTCCAGGCATTCCTGGACGAAGAAGAGCGGATGATCCGGAACATCGTCGACAAGGTCGTCGCATCCGGTGCCACGGTGCTCTTCTGCCAGAAGGGTATCGACGACATCGCCCAGCACTACCTGGCCAAGGCAGGCGTCTTTGCCGTACGCAGGGTAAAGAAGAGCGACATGGAGAAGCTCGCCCGGGCAACCGGCGGCGCACTGGTCTCCTCCATCGACGCGATCACCCCCGACGAGCTCGGGTTTGCAGGGATCGTCGAGGAGCGGAAGGTATCCGGCGAGGAGATGGTCTTCGTCGAGCAGTGCAAGAACCCGAAAGCGGTCTCCATCATCGTCCGCGGAGGAACCGAGCACGTGGTCGACGAGCTCGAGCGGGCAATCGAGGACGCACTCCGGGTCGTCGGTGTGGTCTTCGAGGACAAGAAACTTGTCGCCGGCGGCGGTGCACCCGAGATCGAGCTCTCCCTCCGGCTCCGCGAGTATGCGGCAAGCGTCGGCGGCAGGGCCCAGCTCGCCATCGAGGCGTTCGCCAACGCACTGGAGATCATCCCCCGCACCCTTGCGGAGAATGCAGGGCTCGACCCCATCGATATGCTGGTCGAGCTCCGTGCGGCCCACGAGAAGGGCAAGAAGACCTACGGCCTGAACGTGTTCGAGGGCAAGACCGAGGACATGGCCAAGGCCGGTGTGGTCGAGCCCCTGCGGGTCAAGACCCAGGCAATCGCGAGCGCAGCAGAGGCGGCAACCATGATCCTCCGGATCGACGATGTGATCGCCTCGTCCAAGTCCGCGGCACCCCCGGGAGGAGCACCCGGTATGGAAGGTATGGGTGGCATGGGCGGAATGGGCGGCATGGGCGGAATGGGCGACTTCTAA